The following are from one region of the Nicotiana tabacum cultivar K326 chromosome 3, ASM71507v2, whole genome shotgun sequence genome:
- the LOC107777146 gene encoding phosphoserine aminotransferase 2, chloroplastic-like yields MAMSAATSRSFLLNNPTTHQNHPTLKSTTHLATFPTTHVHPTTTLTSTYKSISITCSAAATTTTPLQTASSSTSSDRVFNFAAGPATLPENVLQKAQADLVNWRGCGMSVMEMSHRGKEFLSIIQKAESDLKTLLNIPENYAVLFLQGGATTQFAALPLNLCSPDDAVDYVVTGSWGDKAYKEAVKYCKPNVIWSGKSEKYTKIPAFDSLLQTPGAKYLHICANETIHGVEFKDYPKPINENTILVADMSSNFCSKPVDVSKFGVIYAGAQKNVGPSGVTIVIIRKDLIGNAQESTPVMLDYKIHAENNSLYNTPPCYGIYMCGLVFEDLLAQGGLVEVEKKNKKKAEILYNAIDSSNGFFRCPVEKSVRSLMNVPFTLAKPELEAEFVKAAAAEKMVQLKGHRSVGGMRASIYNAMPLAGVEKLVAFMKDFQAKHA; encoded by the coding sequence ATGGCTATGTCAGCTGCCACCTCCCGATCTTTCCTCCTCAACAACCCCACCACCCACCAGAACCACCCAACCCTCAAATCCACCACCCATCTCGCCACCTTCCCCACCACCCATGTCCACCCTACCACCACCCTCACCTCTACCTATAAATCTATTTCCATCACCTGCTCAGCCGCCGCCACCACAACTACCCCCCTCCAAACAGCCTCATCCTCCACCTCCTCAGATCGGGTCTTCAACTTCGCTGCGGGCCCCGCCACTTTACCAGAAAACGTCCTCCAAAAAGCCCAAGCCGACCTCGTCAACTGGCGCGGCTGTGGCATGTCTGTCATGGAAATGAGCCACCGTGGTAAAGAATTCCTCTCCATTATCCAAAAAGCCGAATCAGATCTCAAAACCCTCCTTAATATCCCCGAAAACTACGCCGTTCTCTTCCTCCAAGGCGGCGCCACCACCCAATTCGCCGCCCTTCCCCTCAACCTCTGCTCACCGGACGACGCCGTCGATTACGTCGTCACCGGTTCGTGGGGTGACAAGGCATACAAGGAGGCAGTTAAATACTGCAAGCCTAACGTCATTTGGAGTGGTAAATCTGAAAAATACACCAAGATCCCGGCTTTCGATTCTCTACTACAAACCCCaggtgccaagtatttgcatATATGCGCCAATGAAACTATTCACGGAGTTGAATTCAAGGATTATCCTAAACCCATTAATGAAAATACCATTCTTGTTGCTGACATGTCATCCAATTTCTGCTCAAAGCCAGTTGATGTTAGCAAATTTGGTGTTATTTACGCTGGTGCCCAGAAAAATGTTGGTCCATCTGGAGTTACAATTGTTATAATAAGGAAAGATTTGATTGGAAATGCACAGGAAAGTACCCCTGTGATGTTGGATTACAAGATCCATGCTGAGAACAATTCATTGTATAATACACCCCCTTGTTATGGGATTTACATGTGTGGGCTTGTATTTGAAGATCTGTTAGCTCAAGGTGGATTGGTGGAAGTtgagaagaagaacaagaaaaaggCTGAGATTTTATACAATGCTATTGATTCAAGCAATGGGTTTTTTAGGTGCCCGGTTGAGAAATCAGTGAGGTCATTGATGAATGTGCCATTTACATTGGCTAAACCAGAATTGGAGGCTGAGTTTGTGAAGGCAGCAGCTGCTGAGAAGATGGTGCAGCTGAAAGGGCATAGGTCTGTTGGAGGAATGAGGGCATCAATATACAATGCTATGCCTTTGGCTGGTGTTGAAAAGTTGGTTGCTTTCATGAAGGATTTCCAAGCTAAGCATGCTTGA